A stretch of Usitatibacter palustris DNA encodes these proteins:
- the rdgB gene encoding RdgB/HAM1 family non-canonical purine NTP pyrophosphatase: MTRRVVIASNNAAKIKELKALLEPLGMEALEQSIFSISEAEEPYSTFVENALAKARHACEATGLPALADDSGLCVPALAGAPGVNSAYYAGRDGDRATRDARNNAELVNALRDLKDRSAYYYCVLVLVQTADDPCPIIADGTWHGEIVLDPRGARGFGYDPHFLLPFRGLTAGELFPEEKNRVSHRAKAIVALEAKLTALQAHA, from the coding sequence GTGACGCGGCGCGTCGTCATCGCCTCGAACAACGCAGCGAAGATCAAGGAACTCAAGGCGCTGCTGGAACCGCTCGGCATGGAAGCGCTCGAGCAATCGATCTTCAGCATCTCCGAAGCCGAGGAACCCTATTCGACATTCGTGGAGAACGCGCTCGCCAAGGCGCGCCACGCATGCGAAGCCACGGGGCTGCCCGCGCTCGCCGACGATTCCGGCCTGTGCGTACCGGCGCTGGCCGGCGCGCCGGGCGTGAACTCCGCGTACTACGCGGGCCGTGACGGCGATCGCGCCACGCGCGATGCGCGCAACAACGCGGAGCTCGTGAACGCGCTTCGCGACCTCAAGGACCGCTCGGCCTACTACTACTGCGTGCTGGTGCTCGTGCAGACCGCCGACGATCCGTGCCCGATCATCGCCGACGGCACCTGGCACGGCGAGATCGTGCTCGACCCCCGCGGCGCGCGCGGCTTCGGCTACGACCCGCATTTCCTGTTGCCCTTTCGCGGGCTCACCGCGGGCGAGCTCTTCCCCGAGGAGAAGAACCGCGTGAGCCATCGCGCGAAGGCGATCGTCGCGCTCGAGGCGAAGCTCACCGCGCTGCAGGCGCACGCCTAG
- the rph gene encoding ribonuclease PH: protein MPRSFDRDARGLRPVNILRRYTMHAEGSVLVEFGHTKVLCTASVEERVPSFLKGTGKGWVTAEYGMLPRATNTRGAREAAAGKQSGRTQEIQRLIGRSLRAVTDLALLGERQITIDCDVLQADGGTRCASITGAMVALADAIAFLRAKGNLAHDPLRDFVAAVSVGMVGGHPLLDLDYSEDSACGTDMNVVMTGSGDFVEVQGTAEGEPFTREEMTRLLDLATHGISQLVAAQRSALAGGTA, encoded by the coding sequence ATGCCCCGCTCGTTCGATCGTGATGCACGGGGGCTTCGCCCCGTGAACATCCTGCGCCGCTACACGATGCACGCCGAAGGCTCGGTGCTCGTCGAGTTCGGCCACACCAAGGTGCTGTGCACCGCGAGCGTCGAGGAGCGCGTGCCCTCCTTCCTCAAGGGAACCGGCAAGGGCTGGGTGACCGCCGAGTACGGCATGCTGCCGCGCGCCACCAACACGCGCGGCGCGCGCGAGGCGGCCGCGGGCAAGCAATCGGGCCGCACGCAGGAGATCCAGCGATTGATCGGCCGCAGCCTGCGCGCGGTGACCGACCTCGCCCTCCTGGGCGAGCGCCAGATCACGATCGACTGCGACGTGCTGCAAGCCGACGGCGGCACGCGCTGCGCCTCGATCACCGGCGCGATGGTCGCACTCGCCGATGCGATCGCGTTCCTGCGCGCGAAGGGCAACCTCGCGCACGATCCGCTGCGCGATTTCGTCGCCGCCGTTTCCGTGGGCATGGTGGGCGGCCACCCGCTGCTCGACCTCGACTACTCCGAGGATTCGGCCTGCGGAACCGACATGAACGTCGTGATGACGGGCTCCGGTGATTTCGTCGAGGTCCAGGGCACGGCCGAGGGCGAACCGTTCACGCGCGAGGAGATGACGCGCCTGCTCGACCTCGCCACGCACGGCATCTCGCAGCTCGTCGCGGCGCAGCGCTCGGCACTCGCCGGGGGCACTGCGTGA
- the hemW gene encoding radical SAM family heme chaperone HemW, which translates to MPAAQVLADLTRPRFAQLPPLSLYVHIPWCLKKCPYCDFNSHEKRGDVPEARYVQALVADLESALPQIWGRRFSTIFIGGGTPSLFTPQSIDAILTAVRTRVPVDPDAEITLEANPGTFEAERFRGYRAAGVSRLSIGVQSFDDAKLAALGRVHGSDEARRAIATGLEVFGNVNIDLMYALPGQSIEEALADVKEAIAFDAPHISAYHLTLEPNTYFHSHPPKLPDDDLAADMQEAIEAVLAAGGYEHYETSAFAKPGRRARHNVNYWTFGDYVGIGAGAHGKITFADRVRREARQRQPAAYMDAALAGDALQEGADVSVERLPFEFMLNALRLTGGVPATIYTERTGLPITTVGRELRAAEERGLLEKDPTTIRPTSRGQRFLNELLEMFLPAEPAQARTIALKRAP; encoded by the coding sequence ATGCCCGCGGCGCAGGTCCTTGCCGATCTCACCCGGCCGCGCTTCGCGCAGTTGCCGCCGCTCTCGCTCTACGTCCACATTCCCTGGTGCCTGAAGAAGTGCCCGTACTGCGATTTCAATTCGCACGAGAAGCGGGGCGACGTGCCCGAAGCGCGCTACGTGCAGGCGTTGGTCGCGGATCTTGAAAGCGCGCTCCCGCAGATCTGGGGCCGGCGCTTCTCGACGATCTTCATCGGCGGCGGAACGCCAAGCCTCTTCACGCCCCAATCGATCGACGCCATCCTCACCGCGGTGCGCACGCGTGTACCCGTCGATCCGGACGCCGAGATCACGCTCGAAGCGAACCCGGGCACCTTCGAGGCCGAACGCTTTCGCGGGTATCGCGCCGCGGGCGTGAGCCGCCTCTCGATCGGCGTGCAGAGCTTCGACGATGCGAAGCTCGCCGCGCTTGGGCGCGTCCACGGCTCGGATGAAGCGCGGCGGGCGATCGCCACGGGCCTCGAGGTATTCGGCAACGTGAACATCGACCTCATGTACGCGCTCCCCGGGCAATCGATCGAGGAAGCCCTTGCCGACGTGAAGGAGGCCATTGCCTTCGACGCGCCGCACATCTCGGCCTACCACCTCACGCTCGAGCCCAACACGTACTTCCACAGCCATCCGCCGAAGCTGCCCGATGACGATCTCGCCGCGGACATGCAGGAAGCGATCGAAGCCGTACTCGCCGCCGGAGGCTACGAACACTACGAAACATCTGCCTTCGCCAAGCCGGGCCGGCGCGCGCGGCACAACGTGAACTACTGGACCTTCGGCGACTACGTCGGCATCGGCGCGGGCGCGCACGGCAAGATCACCTTCGCCGATCGCGTGCGGCGCGAAGCGCGCCAGCGCCAGCCCGCCGCATACATGGATGCGGCGCTGGCCGGTGACGCCCTGCAGGAGGGAGCGGACGTCTCGGTCGAGCGCCTGCCGTTCGAGTTCATGCTCAACGCCCTGCGCCTCACAGGCGGCGTTCCGGCCACGATCTACACCGAGCGCACGGGATTGCCGATCACGACGGTGGGTCGCGAGCTGCGCGCCGCGGAAGAGCGCGGCCTGCTCGAGAAGGATCCCACGACGATTCGCCCGACGTCGCGCGGTCAGCGCTTCCTGAACGAGCTGCTGGAGATGTTCCTGCCGGCCGAGCCTGCGCAGGCGCGGACCATCGCCCTGAAGCGCGCGCCCTAG